Proteins encoded in a region of the Anopheles aquasalis chromosome 2, idAnoAquaMG_Q_19, whole genome shotgun sequence genome:
- the LOC126581094 gene encoding protein transport protein Sec61 subunit alpha produces MGIKFLEIIKPFCGILPEIAKPERKIQFREKVLWTAITLFIFLVCCQIPLFGIMSSDSADPFYWIRVILASNRGTLMELGISPIVTSGLIMQLLAGAKIIEVGDTPKDRALFNGAQKLFGMVITIGQAIVYVMTGMYGDPAEIGAGVCLLIIIQLFVAGLIVLLLDELLQKGYGLGSGISLFIATNICETIVWKAFSPATVNTGRGTEFEGAVIALFHLLATRQDKVRALREAFYRQNLPNLMNLLATVLVFAVVIYFQGFRVDLPIKSARYRGQYSSYPIKLFYTSNIPIILQSALVSNLYVISQMLAVKFHGNFLINLLGVWADVGGGGPARSYPIGGLCYYLSPPESLGHIVADPIHAVLYIVFMLGSCAFFSKTWIDVSGSSAKDVAKQLKEQQMVMRGHRENSMIHELNRYIPTAAAFGGLCIGALSVLADFMGAIGSGTGILLAVTIIYQYFEIFVKEQSEMGGMGTLLF; encoded by the exons ATGGGAA TTAAATTCCTCGAAATTATTAAACCGTTCTGCGGCATTCTGCCGGAGATTGCGAAGCCGGAGCGCAAGATCCAGTTCCGCGAGAAGGTGCTATGGACGGCGATCACGCTCTTCATCTTCCTGGTCTGCTGCCAGATCCCGCTGTTCGGCATCATGAGCTCCGATTCGGCCGATCCGTTCTACTGGATCCGCGTCATCCTTGCCTCGAACCGTGGTACACTGATGGAGCTCGGTATCTCACCGATCGTCACGTCCGGTCTGATCAtgcagctgctggctggtgcgaaAATCATAGAAGTCGGTGACACGCCAAAGGATCGCGCACTTTTCAACGGTGCCCAGAAGCTGTTCGGCATGGTCATTACGATCGGCCAAGCGATCGTGTACGTCATGACGGGAATGTACGGTGATCCGGCGGAAATCGGCGCGGGTGTGTgcctgctcatcatcatccagctgtTCGTGGCCGGtctgatcgtgctgctgctcgacgagctgctgcagaaggGCTACGGTCTCGGTTCCGGTATTTCTCTCTTCATTGCGACCAACATCTGCGAGACGATCGTGTGGAAGGCGTTCTCGCCGGCCACGGTAAACACGGGCCGTGGTACCGAGTTCGAGGGTGCCGTCATCGCGCTGTTCCACCTGCTCGCCACGCGCCAGGATAAGGTGCGCGCGCTGCGTGAAGCCTTCTACCGCCAGAATCTGCCCAACCTGATGAACCTGCTGGCGACGGTGCTCGTGTTTGCGGTGGTCATATACTTCCAAGGATTCCGCGTCGATCTGCCGATCAAATCGGCCCGCTACCGTGGCCAGTACAGCAGCTACCCGATCAAGCTGTTCTACACCTCCAACATTCCGATCATCCTTCAGTCGGCCCTGGTATCCAATCTGTACGTCATCTCGCAGATGCTGGCCGTCAAGTTCCACGGTAACTTCCTCATCAACCTGCTCGGCGTGTGGGCCGatgttggcggcggtggcccGGCCCGTTCCTATCCGATCGGTGGTCTCTGCTACTACCTGTCGCCACCGGAATCGCTCGGTCACATCGTAGCCGACCCGATCCATGCCGTCCTCTATATCGTCTTTATGCTGGGATCGTGCGCGTTCTTCTCGAAAACGTGGATCGACGTGTCGGGCAGCTCGGCCAAGGACGTGGCCAAGCAGCTGAAGGAACAGCAGATGGTGATGCGGGGCCACCGGGAAAACTCGATGATTCACGAGCTCAACCGGTACATCCCGACAGCCGCAGCTTTCGGAGGTCTCTGCATCGGAGCCCTGTCCGTTTTAGCTGACTTCATGGGTGCGATCGGTTCCGGTACCGGTATCCTGCtcgccgtcaccatcatcTACCAGTACTTCGAGATCTTCGTCAAGGAGCAGTCCGAGATGGGTGGTATGGGCACGTTACTCTTCTAA